The sequence ACCTATTCATTGGTTTTGAGATACATTTTGAAGAGTTGTGTTTCTGCTCTGTTCTGGGTCTTGTGCCTGTTACCAAAAGCAAAGTGATGAAATGCAGGGAGAACCGAGTGAGCACACGATCTGTCACCACCAATCTGTTGCCACTGTCTAGACCGGGGTCCCTTATCCTAGTTTCGGCACTCCTCTGGTCTAAGGGCAGAATTCAGAGGATAGCAGTCTGTGGCTGTCACCGTAGAAATGGGGATGTTTTCATATCACATTAGGATTGGGCAGGTCTCATCATGTGGCAGCAGCCGTTAGGCCTGCCCCTCAGTCGATGCATCGATCACGATACACACTTGACTCATGCATTTGTTTTCCTATTTGATGACTACTTTTCGAGCGCCTGACCAGACCAGCACTCTGATCTCATAGATGGGACCCTGAGGCCTGGGCACACCTGAAGTGCCTTCACCTGCCAGGCTTTCCTCCCAGAGAGACGAGgtgacttgctcagggtcacacagctcatGAGTGAGGGGTAGAGCCAGCTGTTCTCCTTTCCTAGCCTGCTGACCATGTGACCTTGATTAGGTCACTTTGCCTGCCACAGAGcattagttttctcatctctaaaggGGAATCACGATCTTTGCTCCATAGTTCAGGTGCTGGTGGGGGACAATGGTGCCTGCTCACCTTGTGACAAGTGGTGCAATTCTGTCTGTGGCCATGAGGTGGCGGGCCAGACCAGGTCCTGGGTTCTTTCATGACCTGGGCAGGAAGCAGGAGGCCCCAGCCTGGTTCTAGCTGCAGCAGGAGCTGCAGAAATGCCTGCTCAGAACATAGGCCTGCATCCCTCAGATGGAGCGCCCAGGGTTTGAACAGGCCTCCCTCTTCATGCTGGTGTTGTCCTCTTTAGAACACTCTTCTGAATAATTGAGTTTGAGCCCCACCATATATCTTGAGGCCTTTGCATGGCAGGAATTACCAGCCCCGTTTCATTGATGAGGAAATACAGGAAGGTGTATGATTGGCCCAGTGAGATAACTGCCTAGGTCTGCTGGTAGGGctctgtgctgggccctgggaaCACAAATGGCTCAGATATTGGCCCTCCCCTCTCAGAATCTCATGAAATAAGCAGACATGTAACACACGCAACAGCAGAAGGATTTGCTGAGCTTTGGGAGCCTGGTGGTAGAATTAGGTCATTTCTTCCTGGATGTCATGGGCAAAGTCATGACTGTGGTCAGACCTGGGCATTTGGGTCATGTCTCTGGAGTGACGTGGATTGGAGGAAGCCTGGCCAGAGGCAGGAGGCTGGGTCAAGGCTGCTGCAAGAGGCAAGTTGTGGACCTGGAGATAGATTTTGGGAACAAAGTCCACCAAACTTAGAGTGAGAGGATTTATTAACACTTCCTGAGTTTCTGtggtgccaagcactgttctaggctcCAGGGACACAGCACGGAACAAAACAGTCAAAAACCTCAGCTTCCTGCTGGGCACTAtagctcacgcctctaatcccagggaggccgacgtgggaggatcacctgaggtcaggagtttgagaccagcctggccaacatggtgaaacccagtctttactaaaaatacaaaaattagctgggcatggtggcacgctcctgtaatcccagctactcaggggactgaggcacaagaatcgcttgaacctgggaggcagaagttgcagtgagccaagatggcgccactgcactccagcctgggtgacaaagcgagactctgtctcaaaacaaaacaaaaaaagccccagCTTTGTTCTAGTCAAGGAAACAAACAGGGTAAATGAGGTGCTGGAAAGTAGAGGCGTGGCATGTCAGGTGGTGGTAAACAGGCAAGAGTTAGGCAGGGTGACCAGGGAACGCCCCTGCAAACaggacttttaaataaataaagacctGAAGGAAGTAGGCGGGCAGGCCATGGAGATACCTCGTGGCAGGAAGAACAGCAAGTGCATGGGTCGAGTGTGGGACTTGTCTGGTGTGCTCAAGGTCTGGCAGGGAGGCCTGGGTGGCTGCAGCACAACAGCAAAGGACGGGTTGGGGTGTAGAAATCAGGAATGGTGGGGCTGGATCAGTGGAGCCTGGTCGGGAGCTGCTGGAGGGCTCAGGGCCAGGGAGGGATGTGGCCTGACTTGGGTTTTAAATGAACCCCTTTGGCTGCTGGGAGGAGAGTGGGCTGAAGGGAAACTAGGGCAGAAATAGAGAGACAGGtctggaggcttttttttttttttttttttgaggcagactttcgctctgccgcccaggctggagtacaatggcgcgatctcggctcactgcaacctccgcttctggggttcaagtgattcttctgtctcagcctctcgagtagctgggattacaggcgcccaccaccatgcccggctaatttttgtatttttagtagagacggggtttcaccatattggccaggctggtctcaaactcctgacctcctgatccgcccgcctcagcctcccaaagtgctgggattacaggcgtgagccaccgtgcccggcctggaggCTCTTTCTAGGGGAGTTAAGCATGGACTCAGTGCTGGCCAGGAAAAAGGATGGTGGGATAGTCTCTGACACTGGCTGCTTCTAGGATGGAGCCAGCCAACTGCTCTGTGGCCAGAATGTGAGGCATGAGAGAAAGAGGAGTCCTCGCTGACTCTGAAGGTTTTGCCAGCTGACTGGAAGGATGGAGTTGTCTTTGGCTGAGCTAAGGAAGCCTGCAGGAGGAGCAGGTTTTGGGGGCTTCAGGGGCTCTACTTTTGGCATGCAAAGATTAAGGGGTCTATTAGCCACCTGGGTGGAGAAATCAAGTCAATAGCTGCATACATGTGTGACATTCAGAGGGAAGACCTGGAGGTGTAATTTGGGTGTTATTAGCAACTGGGTGGTTTTAAAGCCACAGAACTGGACGAGGTCACCGGGGGACTGAGTGTGGGAGAAGAGATCCAAGGACCGAGCTCTGGAGCCCCAGCATGTAGATGCTGGGCAAAGGCGAGGGAGCCGCCTGTGTGGGAGCGGAACCCTGGGTGAGTGCGGGGGCCTGGGAGCCAGGCAGAAAAAGCGTTTCAAGGAGGGAGTAAACAGCTGTGGTGGACTCTGTCAATAGCGCCAGTGCGGTGAGGACTGAGAAGCTGCTGCTGGGTCTAATACCAAGGAGGTCATGGTAGCAAGTGGTGGGAGTAAGAGCAGGGAAGTTGAGGATACCCTGGTCTCTACTTTGGGTGGGTGGTGACACCCCAACCTGCCCCCAGCTAGAGAGGAAACAAGGTAAGATGCTTCTGAGGCCACATGTGGGACAGGGGAAGACACTGGCCAGCATCGTGATCTTCCAGCAGACATGTCTAGAGCATCTGTGCCCGGGCCTGGAGCAGTCTTGTCCCTCTCTGGCCCCACAGCTCCCCCAGGCCCATTCCTTTTTGATGGCACCTTATCTGTGGTGAGGGCCACCcgttctccctccctccatcccatcCCTGTGAGTATCTTCTGCTCCCTGGTCTTGAGCCTCTGGGGCCCGAGCTGCCCGGGCATTGGTTGGAGGCAGCCCTGGTTCAGAGCGCAGCTCTGGAGTCACTAGCTGGGTGATCCTTGACAGTTTGTTCGACCTAGCCAGCCTTGCTAAGCCTTCATTTCCTCTTGAGCAGGAGGTCAGGCTCTGGATGTCTCTGGAGGTTGTCTGAAGGTTTGGGCAAGCTGAGGCAGTTGGAAGTTACTCTGAGGTGTGGCATGAATGAGGGCATGGCTGTGATGGGCAGTGATGACCTGAGCTACCCCCGAGTCCCCCCCCCCAGCCCTGCTCTGGCAGCCCCTGCAGCTGCTCTGAGTAAGGGAGCAGGGCCAGCCACTGCATTCTGTCTCACTGCTGTTCTCTGCTCTCCCCGCAGGTGGAAGGCTTTCGGGCCACCATGGCGCAGCGCCTGGTGCGCATGCTGCAGATCTGCGCTGGCCACGTGCCCGGTGTCTCAGCTCTGAACCTGCTGTCCCTGCTGAGAAGCTCTGAGGGCCCCTCCCTGGAGGACCTGTGAGGGCGACTGGCCCCTGGGCTGCCTCTCCCCATGGCTTCATGCTGACTCCATAAACATTCTCTGTTGAGGATGTCCAGTCAGGGCTTGACAGGCCCAGGCTCAGCTTCCAGTGGTTGGGAAGGTTCCCTGTAGCACCTGTGCTCCAGCAGGGAGAGCTAGGCAGAAGCAGCGAGGGGGCCCAGCTGGTGGGACTCCAGCCCCCTCCCACTCCCACACTCACTCTTGCAGAGCCTTGTGTCTTTAAGCAGCTGGcgtgttacatctctatttaaGGTTTCCTTCGAATAAAAGGTCTGTGACTAAAAAAAGTTGAGAAATCACTGGTCTCATTCActttataggtaaggaaactgaCTCAGAACAATTAAAGAGTAGGGCAGGGTGggccgggtgcagaggctcacgcctgtaataccaacactttgggaggccaaggtgggtggatcacttgagatcagggatttgagaccagcctggccaacatggtgaaaccccatctctacaaaaatacaaaaattagctggacatggtggtgggtgcctatagtcccagctacttaggaggctgaggcaggagaatcacttgaacccgggaggcggaggttgcagtgagctgagattgcgccactgcactccagcctggacaacagagtgagactccacctcaaaaaaaaaaaaaaaaaaaaaagtgagaccagcctggccaacatagtgaaaccctgtctctactaaaaatataaaaatcagccaggcatggtgacacgg comes from Macaca fascicularis isolate 582-1 chromosome 10, T2T-MFA8v1.1 and encodes:
- the CENPM gene encoding centromere protein M isoform X6; translation: MEIPRGRKNSKCMGRVWDLSGVLKVEGFRATMAQRLVRMLQICAGHVPGVSALNLLSLLRSSEGPSLEDL